Proteins co-encoded in one Medicago truncatula cultivar Jemalong A17 chromosome 8, MtrunA17r5.0-ANR, whole genome shotgun sequence genomic window:
- the LOC25501862 gene encoding E3 ubiquitin-protein ligase RING1 — protein MYTLISNILSQSNLTTLFLSSMVFHLRNLLHFYYHDSPNPSPQQSPVTYTPYNILHHFHIHDIHTLRIAMMAMACFVTTIMLFFFFFISIRNYQSRRHNHTRDRRNTPVLFDVHGYRDSTISNDDDDDNDGDERVIVDHPIWFIRTVGLQRSVIDSITVFKYRKDEGLVDGTECSVCLGEFQEEESLRILPKCSHAFHIPCIDTWLSSHKNCPLCRAPVINDAAEVSITVTDQLDSISNISGDTQNQGHTESSDNAVGRGLGSHNVGEFDIIIRVDNDDGDSGVSSSERPNKNNIA, from the coding sequence ATGTACACTCTTATCTCTAACATTCTCTCTCAATCAAATCTCACTACCCTCTTTCTTTCATCAATGGTTTTTCATCTTAGAAATCTCCTTCATTTCTATTACCATGATAGCCCAAACCCTTCTCCTCAACAATCACCTGTTACATACACTCCCTATAACATACTTCATCATTTCCATATCCATGATATCCACACACTTCGTATAGCTATGATGGCCATGGCTTGCTTTGTTACTACGATtatgcttttcttcttctttttcatatcCATAAGGAACTATCAATCAAGAAGACATAACCATACTCGCGATAGAAGAAACACGCCGGTATTGTTTGATGTCCATGGTTATAGAGATTCTACAATTtcaaatgatgatgatgatgataatgatggtGATGAGAGGGTTATTGTTGATCATCCCATATGGTTCATCCGTACGGTAGGGCTTCAACGATCGGTGATAGATTCCATTACAGTCTTCAAATACAGAAAAGACGAAGGACTCGTTGATGGGACAGAGTGTTCTGTTTGTCTAGGTGAATTTCAAGAGGAAGAGAGTCTCAGAATTTTGCCTAAGTGTAGCCACGCTTTTCATATCCCTTGTATTGATACTTGGCTTAGTTCACACAAGAATTGTCCGCTGTGTCGTGCACCTGTTATCAATGATGCTGCAGAGGTGAGTATCACAGTCACTGATCAACttgattcaatttcaaatatttctGGTGACACTCAGAATCAAGGACATACAGAAAGCTCTGATAATGCTGTTGGGAGAGGATTAGGGTCACATAATGTAGGAgagtttgatattattattagagtAGATAATGATGATGGTGATTCTGGTGTATCATCTAGTGAAagaccaaataaaaataatattgctTAA
- the LOC25501864 gene encoding homeobox-leucine zipper protein ATHB-6 translates to MKRLGSSDSLGALMTICPTTEEESPRNNQVYGREFQSMMEGLDEEGCVDEPGQKKRRLSVDQVKALEKNFEVENKLEPDRKVKLAQELGLQPRQVAVWFQNRRARWKTKQLERDYGVLKANYDALKLNCEDLQRDKETLLKEVKELKSRLQIQEENTTTESDVCVKEELITLQESENTASDETAILRSDSKDLNNDCFKNGDGVASLFPADFKDGSSDSDSSAILNEESNAAISSSGVLQNHNFLMSPGSSSLKFNCSESSSPSSMSNCFQFQTQFVKMEEHNFLSADETCDFFSDEQPPTLQWYCSEEWN, encoded by the exons ATGAAGAGACTTGGAAGCTCTGATTCTTTAGGTGCTCTCATGACAATTTGTCCAACAACAG AAGAAGAGAGTCCAAGGAACAACCAAGTGTATGGAAGGGAATTTCAGTCCATGATGGAAGGACTAGATGAAGAAGGATGTGTTGATGAACCAGGGCAGAAGAAACGAAGACTAAGTGTGGATCAAGTTAAGGCTTTGGAGAAGAATTTTGAAGTTGAAAACAAGCTTGAACCAGATAGGAAAGTTAAGCTTGCTCAAGAGCTTGGTTTGCAACCAAGACAAGTTGCTGTTTGGTTTCAAAACCGTCGTGCTAGATGGAAGACCAAACAATTGGAAAGAGATTATGGTGTTCTCAAAGCCAATTATGATGCACTTAAACTTAATTGTGAGGATCTCCAACGTGACAAAGAAACCTTACTCAAAGAG GTTAAGGAATTGAAATCAAGATTGCAAATACAAGAAGAAAACACAACTACTGAAAGCGATGTTTGTGTGAAAGAAGAGTTGATAACATTGCAAGAATCAGAAAacacagcttctgatgaaaccGCCATTCTTAGATCCGATTCTAAGGACTTAAACAACGATTGTTTCAAAAATGGTGATGGAGTTGCTTCACTATTTCCTGCGGATTTCAAAGACGGTTCTTCAGATAGCGATTCAAGTGCAATCTTGAATGAAGAAAGCAACGCAGCAATTTCTTCATCTGGGGTTcttcaaaatcacaactttttgatGTCTCCTGGTTCTTCTTCCTTGAAGTTTAATTGTTCTGAATCGTCGTCACCGTCTTCTATGAGTAATTGCTTTCAGTTTCAGACGCAGTTTGTGAAGATGGAAGAGCATAATTTTCTTAGTGCTGATGAGACTTGTGATTTCTTCTCAGATGAACAACCACCAACGCTTCAATGGTATTGTTCAGAGGAGTggaattaa